From Homoserinimonas aerilata, a single genomic window includes:
- a CDS encoding UDP-N-acetylmuramate dehydrogenase codes for MTTFSELTTTRVGGAARLMVETTDADSLVAAVRDAWESGEPWLVFGGGSNLLVADDGFDGTAVHVGNRGIQQIGSDDASVTLRVQAGEPWDALVAFSVENGLAGIEALSGIPGASGAAPIQNIGAYGQEVADTLEAIDYLDYLSGELTRIPASELELGYRMSAMKKGRQGVVVAIELRLGRGGLSEPIGYAQLASALSVSLGERRPVAEVREAVLRLRASKGMVLSDADPDSVSTGSFFTNPIVGERFAASLPATAPRWSLEPELPDRVVPLEQSALLDEARPLATAADRQVKLSAAWLIENSGIRRGFSLPGARAAISSKHTLALVNTGGATAAQVAELARFVQSRVLNEFGVLLQPEPVLVGLEL; via the coding sequence GTGACCACATTCAGCGAGCTCACGACGACGCGGGTTGGTGGCGCGGCCCGCCTGATGGTGGAGACGACGGATGCCGACAGTTTGGTCGCCGCCGTGCGCGACGCCTGGGAGAGTGGCGAGCCCTGGCTTGTCTTCGGTGGCGGATCGAACCTGTTGGTTGCCGATGATGGTTTCGATGGCACCGCCGTCCACGTGGGCAACCGGGGCATCCAGCAGATCGGCTCTGATGACGCTTCGGTGACGCTGCGCGTGCAGGCGGGGGAGCCGTGGGATGCTCTGGTCGCTTTCTCGGTTGAGAACGGCCTCGCAGGTATTGAGGCGTTGTCTGGTATTCCGGGTGCTTCGGGTGCGGCCCCGATCCAGAACATTGGTGCTTACGGTCAGGAGGTCGCCGACACTCTTGAGGCGATCGATTATCTCGACTATCTGAGCGGCGAGCTCACCCGCATTCCGGCATCCGAGTTGGAGCTTGGATACCGCATGTCGGCCATGAAGAAGGGGCGGCAGGGCGTCGTCGTTGCGATCGAGTTGCGTTTGGGTCGCGGCGGTCTGAGTGAGCCGATCGGCTACGCGCAGCTCGCATCCGCACTGTCTGTGTCGCTTGGCGAGCGGCGTCCGGTGGCCGAGGTGCGCGAGGCGGTGTTGCGGCTGCGCGCGTCGAAGGGCATGGTGTTGTCGGATGCTGACCCAGATTCGGTGAGCACTGGTTCCTTTTTCACGAATCCGATAGTGGGGGAGCGTTTCGCGGCGTCGCTGCCGGCGACGGCGCCGCGGTGGAGTCTTGAACCGGAGCTGCCCGACCGGGTGGTTCCGCTGGAGCAGTCAGCGTTGCTCGACGAGGCGCGACCCCTGGCAACGGCCGCCGACCGGCAGGTGAAGTTGAGCGCGGCGTGGCTGATCGAGAATTCGGGCATCCGGCGTGGTTTTTCGTTGCCGGGGGCCCGGGCGGCGATCTCGAGCAAGCACACGCTTGCGCTGGTCAACACGGGTGGGGCGACGGCTGCGCAGGTGGCTGAGTTGGCGCGCTTTGTTCAGAGCCGCGTGCTGAACGAGTTCGGGGTGTTGCTGCAGCCGGAGCCGGTGCTCGTGGGGTTGGAGCTCTAA
- a CDS encoding ABC transporter permease, protein MTATMTTPTLPAGRTVTLGVSRIIYEVKAYFRQGDTVFFTFLFPVMMLAIFSTAFAESDFGRDDAGNTMSGAAFYLPAMLAAGVLLSGLQNMSIDIATEKSDGTLKRLAGSPLPMISYFIGKIGQVFVTSVLQAALIIAVAALAFGVNLPDDPQRWLTFVWVFVLGVTTSSILGIALSGLPRSGKSATAVIIPIALVLQFISGVYLQFTMLPEWLQNVASVFPLKWMAQGMRAAFLPETFEALEQGGSWDLAGVAIATSIWLVVGLVVCRLTFRWIRKDS, encoded by the coding sequence ATGACCGCAACAATGACGACCCCCACCCTGCCTGCCGGCCGCACCGTGACGCTCGGCGTGAGCCGAATCATCTACGAGGTGAAGGCCTACTTCCGCCAGGGCGACACGGTGTTCTTCACCTTCCTGTTCCCGGTGATGATGTTGGCAATCTTCTCCACCGCCTTCGCCGAATCCGATTTCGGGCGGGATGATGCCGGCAACACCATGAGCGGCGCCGCGTTCTACCTACCGGCGATGCTCGCGGCGGGCGTACTGCTGAGCGGCCTGCAGAACATGTCCATCGACATCGCGACCGAGAAGAGCGACGGAACCCTCAAACGCCTCGCCGGGTCACCGCTGCCCATGATCAGCTACTTCATCGGCAAGATCGGGCAGGTCTTCGTCACCTCCGTTCTGCAGGCGGCGCTGATAATCGCGGTCGCCGCGCTCGCCTTCGGGGTGAACCTGCCCGACGACCCGCAGCGGTGGCTGACGTTCGTATGGGTTTTCGTGCTCGGCGTCACGACGTCGTCGATCCTCGGCATCGCGCTCAGCGGCCTGCCCCGCAGCGGCAAGAGCGCAACCGCCGTGATCATCCCCATCGCCCTCGTGCTGCAATTCATCTCCGGCGTGTACCTGCAGTTCACGATGCTGCCCGAGTGGCTGCAGAATGTGGCATCCGTGTTCCCGCTGAAGTGGATGGCGCAGGGCATGCGCGCCGCATTCCTGCCCGAAACCTTCGAAGCGCTAGAGCAGGGCGGCAGCTGGGATCTGGCCGGCGTCGCCATCGCGACAAGCATCTGGCTGGTCGTCGGCCTGGTGGTGTGCCGCCTCACATTCCGTTGGATCCGCAAAGACAGCTGA
- a CDS encoding ABC transporter ATP-binding protein: MTENSTAVSVRDLSKSYGGVTALQGVTFDIHRGETFALLGPNGAGKSTTIEILEGYRDRSSGHAEVLGVDPQKGGIAWKARLGIVLQSTGEPGAVTVREQLAHFAGFYANPRPVDEVIAAVGLEEKAGTLIRKLSGGQRRRVDVALGIIGRPELLFLDEPTTGFDPEARRQFWELIRSLKAEGTSILLTTHYLDEAAQLGDRAGIIADGRLIDIGRIDEIGGPDARVPVVRWRESGVVREQRTTAPGLLVAELARDGEPDGLEVIRPSLEDVYLQLIADYEHPESELSAPRDAHRATHPGNPDSRSDSAEEEVPA, translated from the coding sequence ATGACAGAGAACAGCACTGCCGTGAGCGTGCGCGACCTCAGCAAGAGCTACGGCGGCGTCACGGCACTGCAGGGCGTGACCTTCGACATCCACAGGGGCGAAACCTTCGCCCTCCTCGGCCCGAACGGCGCCGGAAAGAGCACAACCATCGAGATCCTCGAGGGATACCGCGACCGAAGCAGCGGCCACGCCGAAGTACTCGGCGTCGACCCGCAGAAGGGTGGCATCGCCTGGAAGGCTCGCCTCGGAATCGTGCTGCAGTCCACCGGCGAGCCGGGCGCCGTAACAGTGCGCGAGCAGCTCGCCCACTTCGCCGGCTTCTACGCGAACCCGCGCCCCGTCGACGAGGTCATCGCCGCCGTCGGCCTCGAAGAGAAAGCCGGCACGCTCATCCGCAAGCTGTCCGGCGGGCAACGCCGCCGCGTGGATGTCGCCCTCGGCATCATCGGTCGGCCCGAGCTTCTCTTCCTCGACGAGCCGACAACGGGTTTCGACCCGGAAGCGCGGCGCCAGTTCTGGGAGCTCATCCGCTCGCTCAAGGCGGAAGGCACCAGCATCCTGCTCACCACCCACTACCTCGACGAAGCCGCCCAACTCGGCGACCGGGCCGGCATCATCGCCGACGGCAGGCTCATCGACATCGGCCGAATCGACGAGATCGGTGGCCCGGATGCTCGGGTGCCGGTCGTCAGGTGGCGTGAGTCGGGCGTCGTCCGCGAGCAACGCACCACCGCGCCAGGACTCCTCGTCGCCGAACTCGCCCGCGACGGCGAGCCCGACGGGCTGGAAGTCATCAGACCCAGCCTCGAAGACGTTTATCTGCAGCTCATCGCCGACTACGAGCATCCGGAATCTGAACTTTCAGCCCCACGCGACGCTCACCGGGCAACCCACCCGGGGAATCCAGACTCACGCAGCGACAGCGCAGAAGAAGAGGTTCCGGCATGA